From Sparus aurata chromosome 9, fSpaAur1.1, whole genome shotgun sequence, a single genomic window includes:
- the LOC115587586 gene encoding NXPE family member 3-like isoform X2 has product MMPSSPQWKAYSETEPDHGTQKKVTMCRKLSKVSVIFLFLAVFGLIFLLRNVSSVENWNCHTVSALNQLKSRIQSSFIPVNLPTSNHNNTFCVHLGQKPSREDELEEHYLLDSITWPGPPPRSSPIVLDQTSDPVHSLFTLLIKEGREWHVGDQLEALVQMHDFQGRPKLYGGDFLLARLHSPELGAGVAGKVLDHRNGSYSAVFPLLWVGSAQVEITLVHSSEAVAVLRRLREERPDRVFAKSLFRSGSLSETTVCNMCLPPDQKPQCNYTDLSTGEPWYCYKPKELGCDTRINHAKGGYVKHLLTSKEAPLFQSGVNIKVHIHASGPDRINVLPPRKDGAEVESSVKPEAIQLAPSGYYYKDSWRPLNGVTMRQFSKSSAITQCLENKVINMYGDSTVRQWFEHLLAFVPELKDLNLHSPKHVGPFMAVDSTHNILLKYRCHGPPIQFSTVIASELQYISNELDGLSGGPNTVVVFTIWAHFCPFPVEVYIRRLRHIRRAVLRLLDRAPGTIIVIRSANLRALDPEVSLNYSDWYSLQLNEVLRAMFKGLNVLLVDAWQMTLAHHFPHNVHPPQAIIKNMIDMLLSYICPETKKSHQ; this is encoded by the exons ATGATGCCATCATCACCGCAGTGGAAAGCATACAGTGAAACAGAGCCTGATCATGGGACACAGAAGAAAGTCACTATGTGCCGAAAGCTCTCAAAAGTTTCTGTCATCTTCCTCTTTCTGGCTGTGTTTGGACTCATATTCCTGCTGCGCAACGTCAGCTCTGTGGAG AACTGGAACTGCCACACTGTTTCAGCCCTCAACCAGCTCAAGAGCCGGATCCAATCATCCTTCATCCCGGTGAATCTGCCTACTTCTAATCACAACAACACCTTCTGTGTCCATCTGGGCCAGAAACCCTCCCGTGAAGATGAATTGGAAGAGCACTACCTGTTGGACTCTATCACTTGGCCAGGGCCTCCGCCTCGCTCTTCACCAATCGTCCTGGATCAGACGAGTGACCCTGTGCACAGCCTGTTCACCCTCCTCATTAAGGAGGGAAGGGAGTGGCATGTGGGCGACCAGCTGGAGGCCCTCGTCCAAATGCACGACTTCCAGGGTCGTCCCAAGCTCTACGGTGGGGATTTCCTTTTGGCCAGACTGCACTCCCCTGAGCTTGGAGCAGGTGTAGCAGGCAAGGTGCTGGACCACAGGAATGGATCGTATTCTGCTGTATTCCCGCTCCTCTGGGTGGGGTCTGCACAGGTGGAGATTACACTAGTGCACTCAAGCGAGGCTGTTGCTGTTCTGCGACGGCTGAGGGAGGAACGGCCTGATCGGGTGTTTGCCAAGAGCTTGTTCCGCTCTGGTTCCCTCTCTGAAACTACTGTGTGCAACATGTGTCTGCCCCCTGATCAGAAGCCCCAGTGCAACTACACAGACCTTTCCACAGGTGAGCCCTGGTACTGCTACAAGCCCAAGGAGCTCGGCTGTGACACCAGGATCAACCATGCCAAAGGAGGCTATGTAAAACATCTCCTCACCAGCAAAGAAGCACCACTCTTCCAGAG TGGTGTAAACATAAAAGTTCACATACACGCTTCAGGACCTGACAGAATCAATGTGCTGCCTCCCAGGAAAG ATGGAGCAGAGGTAGAAAGCAGCGTAAAACCAGAAGCTATTCAGCTAGCACCATCTGGATATTACTACAAGGACTCATGGAGGCCATTAAATGGCGTTACAATGCGCCAGTTCAGTAAATCATCTGCCATCACTCAGTGTTTGGAAAACAAGGTCATCAACATGTATGGAGACTCCACCGTCAGGCAGTGGTTTGAGCACCTGCTTGCTTTTGTACCAG AATTAAAAGATTTAAACCTGCACAGTCCTAAACACGTTGGACCTTTCATGGCGGTGGACAGCACCCATAATATTCTCTTGAAGTATCGCTGCCATGGCCCACCCATCCAGTTTTCCACTGTCATAGCCAGTGAATTGCAGTACATTTCAAATGAGTTGGACGGTCTCTCTGGGGGTCCCAACACCGTTGTGGTTTTCACCATTTGGGCCCATTTTTGCCCCTTTCCTGTGGAGGTGTACATACGGAGACTCCGTCACATTAGGCGGGCAGTGTTGCGACTCCTCGACCGAGCGCCAGGGACAATCATTGTGATTCGCTCAGCCAACCTCAGAGCCCTGGACCCAGAGGTGAGCCTTAATTACAGTGACTGGTACTCACTGCAGCTCAATGAGGTGCTCAGGGCCATGTTCAAGGGGCTGAATGTTCTGCTGGTGGACGCCTGGCAAATGACTTTGGCACACCACTTCCCTCACAATGTCCACCCACCTCAAGCCATCATCAAGAACATGATAGACATGCTTCTGTCTTATATTTGCCCAGAGACAAAAAAGAGCCACCAGTAG
- the LOC115587586 gene encoding NXPE family member 3-like isoform X1: protein MYLTLLKDGMMPSSPQWKAYSETVPDHGTQKKVTMCRKFSRVSVIFLFLAVFGLIFLLRNASSVENWNCHTVSALNQLKSRIQSSFIPVNLPTSNHNNTFCVHLGQKPSREDELEEHYLLDSITWPGPPPRSSPIVLDQTSDPVHSLFTLLIKEGREWHVGDQLEALVQMHDFQGRPKLYGGDFLLARLHSPELGAGVAGKVLDHRNGSYSAVFPLLWVGSAQVEITLVHSSEAVAVLRRLREERPDRVFAKSLFRSGSLSETTVCNMCLPPDQKPQCNYTDLSTGEPWYCYKPKELGCDTRINHAKGGYVKHLLTSKEAPLFQSGVNIKVHIHASGPDRINVLPPRKDGAEVESSVKPEAIQLAPSGYYYKDSWRPLNGVTMRQFSKSSAITQCLENKVINMYGDSTVRQWFEHLLAFVPELKDLNLHSPKHVGPFMAVDSTHNILLKYRCHGPPIQFSTVIASELQYISNELDGLSGGPNTVVVFTIWAHFCPFPVEVYIRRLRHIRRAVLRLLDRAPGTIIVIRSANLRALDPEVSLNYSDWYSLQLNEVLRAMFKGLNVLLVDAWQMTLAHHFPHNVHPPQAIIKNMIDMLLSYICPETKKSHQ from the exons atgtatctcactcttctCAAG GACGGAATGATGCCATCATCACCGCAGTGGAAAGCATACAGTGAAACAGTGCCTGATCACGGGACACAGAAGAAAGTCACCATGTGCCGAAAGTTCTCAAGAGTTTCTGTCATCTTCCTCTTTCTGGCTGTGTTTGGACTCATATTCCTGCTGCGCAATGCCAGCTCTGTGGAG AACTGGAACTGCCACACTGTTTCAGCCCTCAACCAGCTCAAGAGCCGGATCCAATCATCCTTCATCCCGGTGAATCTGCCTACTTCTAATCACAACAACACCTTCTGTGTCCATCTGGGCCAGAAACCCTCCCGTGAAGATGAATTGGAAGAGCACTACCTGTTGGACTCTATCACTTGGCCAGGGCCTCCGCCTCGCTCTTCACCAATCGTCCTGGATCAGACGAGTGACCCTGTGCACAGCCTGTTCACCCTCCTCATTAAGGAGGGAAGGGAGTGGCATGTGGGCGACCAGCTGGAGGCCCTCGTCCAAATGCACGACTTCCAGGGTCGTCCCAAGCTCTACGGTGGGGATTTCCTTTTGGCCAGACTGCACTCCCCTGAGCTTGGAGCAGGTGTAGCAGGCAAGGTGCTGGACCACAGGAATGGATCGTATTCTGCTGTATTCCCGCTCCTCTGGGTGGGGTCTGCACAGGTGGAGATTACACTAGTGCACTCAAGCGAGGCTGTTGCTGTTCTGCGACGGCTGAGGGAGGAACGGCCTGATCGGGTGTTTGCCAAGAGCTTGTTCCGCTCTGGTTCCCTCTCTGAAACTACTGTGTGCAACATGTGTCTGCCCCCTGATCAGAAGCCCCAGTGCAACTACACAGACCTTTCCACAGGTGAGCCCTGGTACTGCTACAAGCCCAAGGAGCTCGGCTGTGACACCAGGATCAACCATGCCAAAGGAGGCTATGTAAAACATCTCCTCACCAGCAAAGAAGCACCACTCTTCCAGAG TGGTGTAAACATAAAAGTTCACATACACGCTTCAGGACCTGACAGAATCAATGTGCTGCCTCCCAGGAAAG ATGGAGCAGAGGTAGAAAGCAGCGTAAAACCAGAAGCTATTCAGCTAGCACCATCTGGATATTACTACAAGGACTCATGGAGGCCATTAAATGGCGTTACAATGCGCCAGTTCAGTAAATCATCTGCCATCACTCAGTGTTTGGAAAACAAGGTCATCAACATGTATGGAGACTCCACCGTCAGGCAGTGGTTTGAGCACCTGCTTGCTTTTGTACCAG AATTAAAAGATTTAAACCTGCACAGTCCTAAACACGTTGGACCTTTCATGGCGGTGGACAGCACCCATAATATTCTCTTGAAGTATCGCTGCCATGGCCCACCCATCCAGTTTTCCACTGTCATAGCCAGTGAATTGCAGTACATTTCAAATGAGTTGGACGGTCTCTCTGGGGGTCCCAACACCGTTGTGGTTTTCACCATTTGGGCCCATTTTTGCCCCTTTCCTGTGGAGGTGTACATACGGAGACTCCGTCACATTAGGCGGGCAGTGTTGCGACTCCTCGACCGAGCGCCAGGGACAATCATTGTGATTCGCTCAGCCAACCTCAGAGCCCTGGACCCAGAGGTGAGCCTTAATTACAGTGACTGGTACTCACTGCAGCTCAATGAGGTGCTCAGGGCCATGTTCAAGGGGCTGAATGTTCTGCTGGTGGACGCCTGGCAAATGACTTTGGCACACCACTTCCCTCACAATGTCCACCCACCTCAAGCCATCATCAAGAACATGATAGACATGCTTCTGTCTTATATTTGCCCAGAGACAAAAAAGAGCCACCAGTAG
- the LOC115587693 gene encoding NXPE family member 3-like, whose translation MSRKFSKVAVIFLFLAVFGLVFLLRNVSIMENWNCHTVSALDQHQSRIQSSLIPVNLPTSNHNHTFCGHLGQKPSREEELEERNLLDSISWPGPPPRSSPIVLDQTSDPVHSLFTLLIKEGREWHVGDQLEALVQMHDFQGRPKHYGGDFLLARLHSPELGAGVAGKVLDHRNGSYSAVFPLLWVGSAQVEITLVHSSEAVAVLRRLREERPDRVFFESLFRSGSHSETTVCNMCLPTVQKPQCNYTDLSTGEPWYCYKPKVLGCDTRINHAKGGYVKNLLTSKEAPLFQSGVNIKVIIHASGPDRINVLPPRKDRAEVESSVKPEAIQLAPSGYYYEDSWRPLNGVIMRQFNESSAITQCLKNKVIYMYGDSTVRQWFEHLPAFVPELKQFNLHSLKNIGPFMAVDNTHNILLKYRCHGPPIRFNTVKASELRYIFNELDGLSGGPNTIVALSIWSHFSTFPVEVYIRRLRHIRRAVLRLLDRAPGTIIVIRSANLQALDPEVSLYNSDWYSLQLNEVLRAMFKGLNVLLVDAWQMTLAHHFPHALHPPPAIIKNMIDMLLSHVCPVTKKSHQ comes from the exons ATGTCCCGAAAGTTCTCAAAAGTTGCTGTCATCTTCCTCTTTCTGGCTGTGTTTGGACTCGTGTTCCTGCTGCGCAACGTCAGCATTATGGAG AACTGGAACTGCCACACTGTTTCAGCCCTCGACCAGCATCAGAGCAGGATCCAATCATCCCTCATCCCAGTGAATCTGCCTACTTCTAATCACAACCACACTTTCTGTGGCCATCTGGGCCAGAAACCCTCCCGTGAAGAAGAATTGGAAGAGCGCAACCTGTTGGACTCTATCTCTTGGCCAGGGCCTCCGCCTCGCTCTTCACCAATCGTCCTGGACCAGACGAGTGACCCTGTGCACAGCCTGTTCACCCTCCTCATTAAGGAGGGAAGGGAGTGGCATGTGGGCGACCAGCTGGAGGCCCTCGTCCAAATGCACGACTTCCAGGGTCGTCCCAAGCACTACGGTGGGGATTTCCTTTTGGCCAGACTGCACTCCCCTGAGCTTGGAGCAGGTGTAGCAGGCAAGGTGCTGGACCACAGGAATGGATCGTATTCTGCTGTATTCCCGCTCCTCTGGGTGGGGTCTGCACAGGTGGAGATTACACTAGTGCACTCAAGCGAGGCTGTTGCTGTTCTGCGACGGTTGAGGGAGGAACGGCCTGATCGGGTGTTTTTCGAGAGCTTGTTCCGCTCGGGTTCCCACTCTGAAACTACTGTGTGCAACATGTGTCTGCCCACTGTTCAGAAGCCCCAGTGCAACTATACAGACCTTTCCACAGGTGAGCCCTGGTACTGCTACAAGCCCAAGGTGCTCGGCTGTGACACCAGGATCAACCACGCCAAAGGAGGCTATGTGAAAAATCTCCTCACCAGCAAAGAAGCACCACTCTTCCAGAG TGGTGTAAACATAAAAGTTATCATACATGCTTCAGGACCCGACAGAATCAATGTGCTGCCTCCCAGGAAAG ATAGAGCAGAGGTAGAAAGCAGTGTAAAACCAGAAGCTATTCAGCTAGCACCATCTGGATATTACTACGAGGACTCATGGAGGCCATTAAATGGGGTTATAATGCGCCAGTTCAATGAATCATCTGCCATCACTCAGTGTTTGAAGAATAAGGTGATCTACATGTATGGAGACTCCACCGTCAGGCAGTGGTTTGAGCACCTTCCCGCTTTTGTACCAG AACTGAAGCAGTTCAACCTGCACAGTCTTAAAAACATTGGACCTTTCATGGCGGTGGACAACACCCATAATATTCTCTTGAAGTATCGCTGCCATGGCCCACCCATCCGCTTCAACACTGTCAAAGCCAGTGAGTTgcgttacatttttaatgagctgGACGGCCTCTCTGGGGGTCCCAACACCATTGTTGCACTCAGCATTTGGTCCCATTTCAGCACCTTTCCTGTGGAGGTGTACATACGGAGACTCCGTCACATTAGGCGGGCAGTGTTGCGACTCCTGGACCGAGCGCCAGGGACAATCATTGTGATTCGCTCAGCCAACCTCCAAGCCCTGGACCCAGAGGTGAGCCTTTATAACAGCGACTGGTACTCACTGCAGCTCAATGAGGTGCTCAGGGCCATGTTCAAGGGGCTGAATGTTCTGCTGGTGGACGCCTGGCAAATGACTTTGGCACACCACTTCCCTCATGCTCTCCATCCACCTCCAGCCATCATCAAGAACATGATAGACATGCTTCTGTCTCATGTTTGCCCAGTGACGAAAAAGAGCCACCAGTAG